The following proteins are encoded in a genomic region of Patescibacteria group bacterium:
- a CDS encoding DUF2905 domain-containing protein, producing the protein MEYFGKILIFLGFFLIIFGLIILFGEKTHFFGRLPGDIFIQKQNFSFYFPVATSILLSIILSLILTIIFKIFKK; encoded by the coding sequence ATGGAATACTTTGGTAAAATTTTAATTTTTCTTGGCTTTTTTCTTATTATTTTTGGCTTGATAATTTTATTTGGCGAAAAGACTCACTTTTTCGGCAGATTACCTGGTGATATTTTCATCCAAAAACAAAACTTCAGTTTTTATTTTCCCGTTGCTACCTCGATTCTTTTAAGTATTATTTTATCTTTAATTTTGACTATAATTTTTAAAATTTTTAAAAAATAA